In candidate division KSB1 bacterium, the DNA window GCTCAGATCCCCCAGGCTGCTGGGCGAGTCCTCGCGATGCCCTTCATCGAGGACATGGCGAGGGCGTACAGCGCCTGCGAGCTTGCCGTCTGCCGGGCCGGGGCCACCACACTGGCCGAGCTCACGGCCCTGGGCGTGCCGAGCCTTTTGGTCCCTTATCCCTACGCGGCCGAGGATCACCAGGCCCTCAACGCCAGGGCGCTGGCGGCGCGAGGTGCCGCCGTGGTGATCCCAGAGAAGGATCTGACCGGTGAACGACTGGCTGGCACGATTGAAGAGCTCTTGAGCCGGCCCGATCGTCTGCAGGCGATGGCCCGGGCCGCGGCGGCGTTGGCGCGACCCCAGGCTGCGGAGACGATTGCAGACAGGATCCTGAGTCTCGTTGCGGGGAGCCAGAATTGACCGTCCCGGATTGGGTGAGAGAAGTGGAGGCCAGGCTGCCCGGCCGGACCCGGCGCGAGGAGCCGCTCGCACCTTACACCACGTATCGGATAGGCGGCCCGGCCCAGCTTTACGTTCTCCCCTCGCGGCGCGAGGACGTGCAGTGGCTCTTGCGTCGGTGTCAGGCGGAACAGATCCCCTTTCTCGTCCTTGGGGCTGGCTCTAATCTTCTCGTCAGCGACGCGGGCTTCCGTGGGGTGGTGGTACAGCTGAAGGCCCTGGCGGCTGAGATTGCGATGGGAGGTGTTGAGGTCCGAGCCGGTGCAGCCGTTGAGCTGGCGGGCCTGGTTCGGCGAGCCTGCGAAGCAGGACTGGCTGGATTGGAGTGTCTTGCCGGCATTCCCGGAACGGTGGGAGGCGCTGCCGTAATGAACGCCGGCGCCTTCGGAGTCGAGTTTTTCGACCATCTGGTGGATCTGGAGATCGTCGATCTTGCCGGTGACATCCGAAGCGTGGCCGCGTCTCAGGTACCCCACGGTTACCGTCACGGGTTCGACCCGGCGCAGGGCA includes these proteins:
- the murB gene encoding UDP-N-acetylmuramate dehydrogenase gives rise to the protein MTVPDWVREVEARLPGRTRREEPLAPYTTYRIGGPAQLYVLPSRREDVQWLLRRCQAEQIPFLVLGAGSNLLVSDAGFRGVVVQLKALAAEIAMGGVEVRAGAAVELAGLVRRACEAGLAGLECLAGIPGTVGGAAVMNAGAFGVEFFDHLVDLEIVDLAGDIRSVAASQVPHGYRHGFDPAQGIVLSVRLRLEKGERKRLRQVVEDVLRRRSEKQPLEYPSCGSVFKRPEGDYAGRLIEACGLKGLQRGGARVSEKHANFIVNTGGATASDVLWLIREVRRRVFERFGVLLEPEVRLVGFEEPLEELLSLEKEVQA